The Bubalus bubalis isolate 160015118507 breed Murrah chromosome 18, NDDB_SH_1, whole genome shotgun sequence genome contains a region encoding:
- the LOC102389832 gene encoding twinfilin-1-like produces MSHQTGIQASEDVKDIFARARNGKYRLLKISIENEKLVIGSCRKPSDSWDQDYDSFVLPLLEDKQPCYVLFRLDSQNAQGYEWIFIAWSPDHSHVRQKMLYAATRATLKKEFGGGHIKDEVFGTVKEDVSLHGYKKYLLSQSSPAPLTAAEEELRQIKINEVQTDVSVDAKHQTLQGVAFPISQEAFQALEKLNNRQLNYVQLEIDIKNEIIILANTINTELKDLPKRIPKDAARYHFFLYKHSHEGDYLESIVFIYSMPGYTCSIRERMLYSSCKSPLLEIVERQLQMDIIRKIEIDNGDELTADFLYEEVHPKQHAYKQSFAKPKGPSGKKEFEE; encoded by the coding sequence ATGTCCCACCAGACCGGCATCCAAGCAAGTGAAGACGTTAAAGATATCTTTGCCAGAGcaagaaatggaaaatacagaCTTCTGAAGATATCTATTGAAAATGAGAAACTTGTGATTGGGTCGTGTAGGAAGCCTTCAGATTCCTGGGATCAGGATTATGATTCCTTTGTTTTACCCCTGTTGGAGGACAAACAACCATGCTATGTATTATTCAGGTTAGATTCTCAGAATGCCCAAGGATATGAATGGATATTCATTGCATGGTCTCCTGATCATTCTCATGTTCGTCAGAAAATGTTGTATGCAGCAACAAGAGCAACTCTGAAAAAGGAGTTTGGAGGTGGCCACATTAAAGATGAAGTGTTTGGAACAGTAAAGGAAGATGTATCATTACATGGgtataaaaaatatttgctgtcaCAGTCTTCTCCTGCCCCACTGACTGCAGCTGAAGAAGAATTAAGACAGATTAAAATTAATGAGGTACAAACTGACGTGAGTGTGGACGCTAAGCATCAAACACTACAAGGAGTAGCATTTCCTATTTCTCAAGAAGCTTTTCAAGCTTTGGAAAAATTGAATAACAGACAGCTGAACTATGTACAATTGGAAAtagatataaaaaatgaaatcataattttggccaacacaataaaTACAGAACTAAAAGATTTGCCAAAGAGGATTCCCAAAGATGCAGCACGTTATCATTTCTTTCTGTATAAACATTCTCATGAAGGAGACTATTTGGAgtctatagtttttatttattcaatgccTGGATACACATGCAGTATAAGAGAACGAATGCTGTATTCTAGCTGCAAGAGCCCTCTGCTAGAGATTGTAGAAAGACAACTACAAATGGACATCATTAGAAAGATCGAGATAGACAATGGGGATGAGTTGACTGCAGACTTCCTTTATGAAGAAGTACATCCCAAGCAGCATGCATATAAACAAAGTTTTGCAAAACCAAAAGGCCCTTCAGGAAAAAAGGAATTCGAAGAATAA